Proteins from one Aulosira sp. FACHB-615 genomic window:
- a CDS encoding SirB1 family protein, whose translation MNFSSARQYFYQEIQQPDEYINLAKAALYIAQEEYSNLDPEEYLNALDTMAQEVQERLPTPRYPLRLIQSLNQYLYDDLGFTGNSSNYYDPRNSFLNDVIDRRIGIPITLALVYLEIAHRIGFPMVGIGLPGHFLIRPDIPDMEIFVDAFNRGEVMFAEDCQERLTQMFQQPVSLKPEFLATVSNRQFLARMLTNLKYIYLKQQDLEKTLSAVERILLLFPAAMLEIRDRGLLYYQLGHYPQAVTDLQNYLSKVPDAEDAVVIQRLLTEMGK comes from the coding sequence ATGAATTTCTCGTCAGCAAGACAATATTTTTACCAAGAGATTCAGCAACCTGACGAGTATATCAACTTGGCCAAGGCAGCACTATACATTGCCCAAGAAGAATATTCCAACCTTGACCCGGAAGAATATCTCAATGCCCTCGATACAATGGCACAAGAGGTTCAAGAACGTTTACCAACTCCACGCTATCCGTTGCGGTTGATTCAAAGCTTAAATCAGTATTTGTATGATGATTTGGGATTTACGGGCAATAGTAGCAACTACTACGACCCCCGCAACAGCTTTTTAAATGATGTGATTGACCGCCGTATCGGGATTCCCATCACTCTCGCACTGGTTTATCTAGAAATTGCCCACAGAATTGGGTTCCCGATGGTGGGTATAGGATTACCGGGACATTTTCTCATCCGTCCTGATATTCCAGATATGGAGATTTTTGTGGATGCTTTTAATCGGGGTGAGGTAATGTTTGCAGAAGATTGTCAGGAACGACTCACCCAAATGTTTCAACAACCTGTCAGCCTCAAACCCGAATTTTTAGCCACTGTCAGCAATCGGCAATTTTTGGCTAGGATGCTGACGAACTTAAAATACATATATCTCAAACAGCAAGATTTGGAAAAAACCCTCTCTGCTGTGGAACGAATTTTATTGTTATTTCCGGCAGCGATGTTAGAAATCCGCGATCGCGGTCTGCTTTACTATCAATTAGGACATTACCCGCAAGCAGTCACAGACTTACAAAATTACTTATCCAAAGTTCCTGATGCTGAAGATGCAGTGGTAATTCAACGGTTACTTACAGAAATGGGTAAATAA
- a CDS encoding choice-of-anchor L family PEP-CTERM protein: MKSLQGFFKTGAFSLLGLGLVTAPAQAVNITTSSDPNILVNNILGSGITISNATYQGASIASGIFTDGLTSGIGIDRGIILTTGNAKLASGPNTTESASSSNKVPGDTDLSALISGVKTFDASVLEFEFTSTTGNLFFNYVFASEEYNEYVNSQYNDVFGFFLDGKNIALIPGTNTPVSINTVNGGNPFGSNATNPQLFNNNAFSDGGIYNLQYDGFTNIFSVQFLGLSEGVHRLKIAIADVGDYRYDSAVFIQAGTFSAGELPKPKPTPVPQPTTPVPTPTPVKQVPEPTTIVGILASAAFGLTSLRKRTLAATKALR; the protein is encoded by the coding sequence ATGAAATCTCTCCAGGGTTTTTTCAAAACAGGTGCATTTTCTTTATTAGGTTTAGGATTAGTAACCGCACCTGCCCAAGCTGTCAATATTACTACTAGCAGTGACCCAAATATTTTAGTTAACAACATTTTAGGTTCAGGGATTACAATCTCTAATGCTACCTATCAAGGTGCATCAATAGCATCTGGAATCTTCACAGATGGTTTAACTTCAGGTATCGGCATAGATAGAGGGATTATTCTCACTACTGGTAATGCAAAATTGGCATCCGGGCCAAATACTACTGAAAGTGCATCTAGTAGCAACAAAGTACCTGGTGATACTGACTTAAGTGCTTTAATTTCTGGTGTAAAAACCTTTGATGCTAGTGTACTAGAATTTGAATTTACATCCACAACTGGCAATCTATTTTTTAATTATGTTTTCGCCTCCGAAGAATATAACGAATATGTAAATTCTCAATATAACGATGTATTTGGCTTTTTCTTAGATGGTAAAAATATTGCCTTAATTCCTGGAACTAATACACCAGTTTCTATTAATACTGTTAATGGTGGTAATCCATTTGGTAGTAATGCCACCAATCCGCAATTATTTAATAATAATGCCTTCAGTGATGGTGGAATTTATAATCTGCAATATGATGGTTTTACCAACATCTTTTCTGTACAATTCTTAGGTTTGAGTGAAGGCGTACATCGACTGAAAATAGCAATTGCAGATGTGGGAGATTATCGTTACGATTCTGCGGTGTTTATTCAAGCCGGTACTTTTTCTGCTGGTGAATTGCCAAAACCAAAACCCACACCCGTTCCGCAACCAACAACTCCAGTACCTACACCAACACCCGTAAAACAAGTACCAGAACCCACCACTATTGTAGGTATATTGGCTAGTGCTGCTTTTGGTCTGACATCCCTCCGCAAGCGGACATTAGCAGCAACAAAAGCTCTCCGCTAA
- the wecB gene encoding non-hydrolyzing UDP-N-acetylglucosamine 2-epimerase, with amino-acid sequence MTNKKRVGIILGTRPEAIKLAPVIQVFQQSPEFALQVILTGQHREMVEQVMQLFNLKADDDLEIMQPKQSLSDITCRSLRGLEELFQKSKPDLVIVQGDTTTAFAAALAAFYQKIPVGHVEAGLRTDNIYNPYPEEANRRLISQITQLHFAPTTLAVENLQRSGVLGEIHLTGNTVIDALLNVAASQPACNVPGLNWNEYRVLLSTVHRRENWGEPLQAIAQGFLQILDKFPDTALVLPLHRNPTVREPLQALLGQHPRVFLTEPLDYAELVGAIGRSHFLLTDSGGLQEEAPSLGKPVLVLRETTERPEAVTAGTAKLVGTESASILAAAAELLSNSAAYDAMANAINPFGDGHAAERILQIVKNYLGVG; translated from the coding sequence ATGACTAATAAAAAGCGAGTTGGCATTATTTTAGGTACACGTCCAGAGGCGATTAAACTAGCGCCTGTAATTCAGGTTTTCCAGCAATCTCCTGAATTTGCGTTGCAAGTAATTTTAACTGGACAGCATCGTGAAATGGTTGAACAAGTGATGCAACTGTTTAACCTCAAAGCCGATGATGACTTAGAGATTATGCAGCCGAAACAATCTTTAAGCGATATTACTTGTCGCAGCTTGCGCGGATTAGAAGAATTATTTCAAAAGAGTAAACCAGATTTAGTTATCGTCCAAGGAGATACGACCACAGCTTTTGCCGCAGCCTTGGCAGCTTTTTATCAAAAAATTCCTGTGGGTCATGTCGAAGCTGGGTTAAGAACTGATAATATTTACAATCCTTATCCAGAAGAAGCGAATCGCAGGTTAATTTCCCAAATTACGCAACTGCATTTTGCACCAACAACTTTGGCGGTGGAGAATTTGCAACGTTCTGGGGTGTTGGGCGAAATTCACTTGACTGGAAATACTGTGATTGATGCACTATTAAATGTGGCGGCGAGTCAGCCAGCTTGTAATGTTCCGGGGTTGAATTGGAATGAATATCGCGTGTTGTTGTCCACAGTTCACCGCCGGGAAAATTGGGGAGAACCATTACAAGCGATCGCTCAAGGTTTTCTGCAAATATTAGATAAGTTTCCTGATACTGCTTTGGTATTACCACTGCATCGCAACCCGACAGTTAGGGAACCATTGCAAGCATTATTAGGGCAACATCCGCGCGTATTTTTGACCGAACCTTTAGATTATGCCGAATTAGTGGGTGCAATTGGGCGATCGCATTTTTTATTAACTGATTCTGGTGGTTTGCAAGAAGAAGCACCAAGTTTAGGTAAACCAGTATTAGTTTTGCGAGAAACCACAGAACGTCCTGAAGCTGTAACGGCGGGTACAGCTAAATTAGTCGGGACTGAAAGCGCGAGTATTTTGGCGGCGGCGGCTGAGTTATTGAGTA
- a CDS encoding circadian clock KaiB family protein, with the protein MTTPKLFLPKVFKGIALFTPGGDLIYCIDPNKQGRWHLHLCAALQEILDLSEPPHFLVPCYTATVDHWLDPHTQQIRTFAEAYPAVLQHQALLNTIFHTGDLIWQAAPWQDGLCDRMVLGTYRSTFPQLWEDHDLIVNLDLSEKAPKYYPPVRATQNIQQKTQCYVLRLFIAGHSANTERILHNLHEMLERSLKYPYTLKVIDVLTHPEQAEIDQVSATPTLVKVWPQPIRRIVGDLDNAEKIFQMLGTKEKL; encoded by the coding sequence TTGACTACACCTAAACTCTTTTTACCTAAAGTTTTTAAAGGCATTGCCTTATTCACACCCGGAGGCGATTTAATTTATTGCATCGACCCGAATAAACAGGGTCGATGGCATTTGCATTTGTGTGCTGCTTTACAAGAAATTCTCGATTTATCGGAACCGCCACATTTTTTAGTTCCTTGTTATACTGCCACAGTTGACCACTGGTTAGATCCCCATACGCAACAAATTCGGACTTTTGCCGAGGCTTATCCGGCAGTATTACAACATCAAGCTTTACTGAATACAATTTTTCATACGGGCGATTTAATCTGGCAAGCTGCACCTTGGCAAGATGGTTTGTGCGATCGCATGGTGTTAGGCACTTATCGTTCCACATTTCCCCAACTTTGGGAAGACCACGACTTAATTGTGAACTTAGATTTATCCGAAAAGGCTCCCAAATACTATCCACCAGTCAGAGCCACACAAAACATCCAACAAAAAACCCAATGTTACGTTTTGCGTTTATTTATTGCGGGTCATAGCGCCAATACCGAACGGATACTGCACAATCTACACGAAATGTTAGAGCGATCGCTCAAATATCCCTACACTTTAAAAGTGATTGATGTTTTAACTCATCCAGAACAAGCAGAAATTGATCAAGTGTCGGCAACTCCCACACTGGTGAAAGTTTGGCCGCAACCAATTCGACGCATCGTCGGCGATTTAGATAACGCCGAGAAAATTTTCCAAATGTTAGGTACTAAAGAAAAATTATAA
- the pstC gene encoding phosphate ABC transporter permease subunit PstC, which translates to MSAINHQNGFQEDSRRSLEKNPSEDITEKIIATILFCCGLVSVLTTFGIVVIIFQVTFEFFQEVPLADFFLDTKWTPLFAERHFGIWPLIAGTFLTTLTAMAVAIPLGLSSAIYLSEYAQPKVAAILRPAVELLAGIPTVVYGYFALLFVTPFLRNFLPLEIFNAMSAGLMMGVMITPTVGSISLDAIQAVPNSLREGAYALGITKLESIFKVLLPAALSGITASIILGISRAVGETMTVVIAAGQQPKLTVNLMESVETMTAYMAQISGGDSPRGSLNFKTLYAVGAVLFLLTLALNIVSYWISHRFKEKYD; encoded by the coding sequence ATGAGTGCCATCAATCATCAAAATGGTTTTCAGGAAGATTCTCGGCGATCGCTAGAAAAAAATCCATCCGAAGATATTACCGAAAAGATTATCGCCACAATTTTATTTTGCTGTGGTTTAGTCTCGGTTTTAACAACCTTTGGTATTGTCGTTATTATCTTTCAGGTAACATTTGAGTTCTTCCAAGAAGTCCCCCTAGCTGACTTTTTTCTCGATACTAAATGGACACCTTTATTTGCGGAAAGACATTTTGGCATTTGGCCGTTAATTGCGGGGACTTTCTTAACTACTCTCACTGCGATGGCAGTAGCGATTCCTTTGGGTTTATCTTCCGCAATTTATTTAAGTGAATATGCCCAACCTAAAGTCGCTGCCATTTTGCGTCCAGCAGTGGAACTTTTAGCAGGGATACCAACAGTTGTATATGGATATTTTGCCCTGTTATTTGTGACCCCATTCCTGAGAAATTTTCTGCCTCTAGAAATCTTTAATGCTATGAGTGCAGGGTTAATGATGGGTGTGATGATTACCCCGACAGTTGGTTCTATTAGTTTAGATGCGATTCAAGCCGTGCCGAATTCTTTAAGAGAAGGCGCTTATGCGTTGGGCATTACTAAATTAGAGTCGATTTTTAAAGTGTTATTACCCGCAGCACTTTCAGGAATTACGGCTTCGATTATTTTAGGTATTTCTCGCGCTGTTGGTGAAACAATGACCGTGGTAATTGCTGCTGGACAACAGCCAAAACTGACTGTGAATTTGATGGAGTCAGTCGAGACGATGACAGCTTATATGGCACAGATTTCTGGTGGAGATAGCCCCAGAGGAAGTCTCAATTTTAAAACTTTATATGCTGTCGGGGCTGTGTTATTTCTGCTAACTTTGGCATTAAATATTGTTAGCTACTGGATTTCCCATAGATTTAAAGAAAAATACGATTAA
- a CDS encoding type IV pilus twitching motility protein PilT, whose translation MTETQNSANSHPAAPRNVPPMPPPPPSLATQRQHTQTLDMSAHRNTTQPAPPPPVAGNRPASPPPAAKNPSGLTLGAIIKEAFDNGYSDIHLGVGEVPRFRNRGEISPTEYPETDNATFMSWLREVMTEKEIQQFEENLEFDGATQYEFARVRLNVFGSLKGHAMVLRLIPLKILSMEQLRLPPVFRDICHSHKGLILVTGPTGSGKSTTMAAMIDYINREMAKHIITIEDPVEFVHQSRKSLVKQREVGMHTRKFDNALKAALREDPDLILVGEMRDKETVNTALKAAQTGHLVMGTLHTNSAVKTIERILNLYSGAEQDAMRVALAESLVAVIAQGLCRTTDGKRAAFHDILINTEAVKEWVKDGKYDEITELMKQASFDGMITMNQSLLNLYQEGRITEEIALEMSPTPNEMAQFLRGRV comes from the coding sequence ATGACAGAAACACAAAACTCTGCCAATTCCCATCCGGCTGCTCCTCGGAATGTGCCACCTATGCCGCCGCCACCACCATCATTAGCGACACAACGGCAGCATACACAAACATTAGATATGTCTGCCCACCGGAATACAACTCAACCTGCACCACCGCCACCAGTTGCAGGTAATCGTCCCGCAAGTCCACCACCAGCAGCAAAAAATCCTTCTGGGTTAACTTTGGGAGCAATTATTAAAGAAGCTTTTGATAATGGTTATTCCGATATTCACTTGGGTGTAGGTGAAGTTCCCCGCTTCCGCAACCGTGGCGAAATTAGTCCCACAGAATATCCCGAAACAGATAATGCAACTTTCATGAGTTGGTTACGGGAAGTGATGACCGAGAAAGAAATTCAGCAATTTGAAGAAAACCTCGAATTTGATGGTGCAACTCAATATGAATTCGCCCGTGTTCGGTTGAACGTTTTTGGCTCGCTGAAAGGCCATGCAATGGTACTGCGGTTGATTCCCCTGAAAATTTTATCAATGGAACAGTTGCGCTTACCGCCAGTTTTCCGAGATATCTGCCACTCTCATAAAGGCTTAATCTTAGTCACTGGGCCGACTGGTTCTGGTAAATCCACCACAATGGCGGCGATGATTGACTATATTAATCGGGAAATGGCCAAGCATATCATCACCATCGAAGACCCGGTAGAATTTGTTCACCAAAGCCGCAAGTCATTGGTCAAACAACGGGAAGTGGGGATGCACACCCGCAAATTTGACAACGCTTTAAAAGCAGCTTTGCGGGAAGATCCAGATTTGATTCTGGTGGGGGAAATGCGGGATAAAGAAACCGTCAACACCGCCTTAAAAGCTGCCCAAACAGGTCACTTGGTAATGGGAACTCTGCACACCAACAGCGCCGTAAAAACCATTGAACGGATTTTGAATTTATACTCTGGTGCAGAACAGGATGCGATGCGGGTAGCCTTGGCCGAATCGTTGGTAGCAGTCATCGCCCAAGGATTGTGTCGAACGACTGATGGTAAACGAGCTGCATTCCACGATATCTTAATTAACACTGAGGCGGTTAAAGAATGGGTCAAAGACGGTAAATATGATGAAATTACCGAATTGATGAAACAAGCCAGTTTCGACGGCATGATTACCATGAATCAGTCGTTGCTCAATCTTTATCAAGAAGGTCGCATTACTGAAGAAATCGCTTTAGAAATGTCACCAACTCCTAACGAAATGGCTCAGTTTCTCCGAGGACGAGTTTAA
- a CDS encoding PstS family phosphate ABC transporter substrate-binding protein, with amino-acid sequence MNFISQCKHNLLLLSLLVISHSLTACSSQKEKQKQVSIDGAAVGFPISLAVAEEYHNVKADAVVSVASSGTGGGISKFCAGEIDIVGASRTIRDEEITKCKSKNIEFLEIPIALDGIAVIVNRQNDFVQCLTVDELKTIWSAKADSKILTWNQVNPKFPNEKMKLYAPASDTGTFDYFTQAVTGKAKNGRTDYTPSHNQNTLVQGVAGDKYSLGYVGISYYIQNQDKLNLVAVENPNGKCEKPVPVDNVVKNIYTPLSRPLFIYVSKKSLDTKPAVREFVDFYLENSWKWVDSAGYVALPDEAYVKVKQKFLKGETGTKFKKAKPGQPITNFI; translated from the coding sequence ATGAATTTTATTTCTCAATGTAAACATAACCTATTACTGCTGTCTTTACTGGTAATTAGTCATAGCCTAACAGCTTGTAGTAGTCAAAAAGAAAAGCAAAAACAAGTCAGTATTGATGGTGCAGCTGTAGGATTTCCGATTTCTTTAGCAGTAGCAGAAGAATATCATAATGTGAAAGCTGATGCTGTTGTGAGTGTTGCATCAAGTGGTACTGGGGGCGGAATCAGTAAATTTTGTGCAGGAGAAATTGATATTGTTGGTGCTTCACGTACCATTAGAGATGAAGAAATCACTAAATGTAAAAGTAAAAATATTGAATTTTTGGAAATACCCATCGCTTTAGATGGTATAGCCGTAATTGTGAATCGGCAAAATGATTTTGTGCAATGTTTGACTGTTGATGAATTAAAAACAATTTGGAGTGCTAAGGCAGACAGCAAAATTTTAACTTGGAATCAAGTTAATCCGAAGTTCCCTAATGAAAAGATGAAACTTTATGCGCCTGCATCGGATACAGGTACATTTGATTATTTTACCCAGGCGGTGACAGGTAAAGCTAAAAATGGTCGCACAGATTATACTCCCAGCCATAATCAAAATACTTTAGTGCAAGGGGTAGCAGGAGATAAATATTCTTTAGGTTATGTGGGTATTTCTTACTACATTCAAAATCAAGACAAGCTGAATTTAGTAGCTGTAGAAAACCCTAATGGCAAGTGTGAAAAGCCTGTACCAGTGGATAATGTCGTGAAAAATATTTACACACCATTATCCCGTCCTTTGTTTATCTATGTGAGTAAAAAGTCGTTAGATACAAAGCCAGCAGTACGAGAATTTGTTGATTTTTATTTAGAAAACTCCTGGAAATGGGTAGATAGCGCAGGTTATGTGGCTTTACCTGATGAAGCCTACGTGAAAGTTAAACAGAAATTTCTCAAGGGGGAAACCGGCACAAAATTCAAAAAAGCTAAACCAGGTCAGCCAATTACTAACTTTATTTAA
- the pstB gene encoding phosphate ABC transporter ATP-binding protein PstB — protein sequence MTHNDNRSRQSNNTLIQERNVFDIEGLRVYYSGFLALLDVYLQIPEKQIVAFIGPSGCGKSTLLRCFNRMNDLIPGAKVEGRLNYRDRNIYDPKINSVKLRRQVGMVFQRPNPFPKSIYENIAFGPRSNGYKGNLDELVEDSLRRAAIWDEVKDKLKAKGTALSGGQQQRLCIARAIAMKPDVLLMDEPCSALDPISTRQVEELCLELKQQYTIIMVTHNMQQASRVADWTAFFNTEIDEHGKRRGKLVEFSPTVQLFSSPHTREAEEYISGRFG from the coding sequence ATGACTCACAATGATAATAGAAGTAGGCAAAGTAATAATACACTGATTCAAGAAAGAAATGTGTTTGATATTGAGGGTCTGAGAGTTTACTATAGTGGTTTTTTGGCTTTGCTGGATGTTTATCTACAAATTCCCGAAAAGCAAATTGTAGCTTTTATTGGCCCTAGTGGTTGTGGTAAAAGTACTCTGTTGCGATGCTTTAATCGGATGAATGATTTGATTCCCGGTGCGAAAGTTGAAGGCAGATTAAATTACCGCGATCGCAACATTTACGATCCTAAAATTAACTCAGTCAAATTACGCCGCCAAGTCGGGATGGTGTTTCAAAGACCAAATCCTTTCCCAAAATCCATATATGAAAATATTGCTTTTGGCCCCCGTTCTAATGGTTATAAAGGTAATTTAGATGAATTAGTCGAAGATTCCCTCAGACGCGCAGCAATTTGGGATGAAGTCAAAGACAAACTCAAAGCTAAAGGTACAGCATTATCTGGTGGACAACAACAAAGACTTTGTATTGCACGGGCGATCGCGATGAAGCCAGATGTATTATTAATGGATGAACCTTGTTCCGCCCTTGACCCCATTTCCACCCGCCAAGTAGAAGAACTCTGCTTAGAACTCAAGCAACAATACACCATTATTATGGTGACTCACAACATGCAGCAAGCTTCGAGAGTTGCAGATTGGACAGCATTTTTTAATACCGAAATTGATGAACATGGCAAACGCCGTGGTAAATTAGTCGAATTTAGCCCGACAGTTCAACTGTTCTCTTCTCCTCATACTAGAGAAGCAGAGGAATATATTAGTGGTCGTTTTGGTTAG
- a CDS encoding histone deacetylase — translation MLPVIYSDEFLNHKTGNYHPEKPERLTAIVTALKEAAFAEKIAWREPTPVADNPSLMSLLLQAHSPAYVKKLGEIAASGGGYLDGDTPVSANSYDVALLAVSAWLDGVDVVLATENPAFVLARPPGHHAESDSGMGFCLFSNAAIAAFYALEQPDVKRVAILDWDVHHGNGTQAIVETHPQIAYCSLHQYPCYPGTGRASERGYHNNVLNVPLPPGSDINAYRPLLESKIIPFLQNFQPDLLIVSAGYDANAADHLASMNLLPEDYGLFTEYCLGITRKILFGLEGGYDFSALSESVLATIKRCL, via the coding sequence ATGCTACCAGTCATCTATTCGGATGAGTTTTTGAATCACAAAACGGGAAATTATCATCCAGAAAAACCAGAACGTCTAACAGCCATTGTCACAGCGTTAAAAGAAGCGGCATTTGCAGAAAAGATTGCTTGGCGCGAACCGACTCCCGTTGCTGACAACCCATCGTTGATGTCTTTATTATTACAAGCCCACAGCCCCGCCTACGTCAAAAAACTGGGCGAAATTGCGGCTAGTGGCGGTGGCTATCTTGATGGTGATACACCCGTTTCAGCTAATAGCTATGATGTGGCATTGTTGGCGGTGAGTGCTTGGTTAGATGGTGTTGATGTTGTCTTAGCTACAGAAAATCCGGCTTTTGTGCTGGCGCGTCCACCGGGACACCATGCTGAAAGTGATTCTGGGATGGGTTTTTGTTTATTTTCTAATGCTGCGATCGCAGCTTTTTATGCACTAGAACAACCAGATGTTAAGCGTGTGGCGATTCTCGATTGGGATGTACATCATGGTAACGGAACTCAGGCGATCGTGGAAACTCACCCCCAAATTGCCTACTGTTCTCTTCATCAGTATCCTTGCTATCCTGGCACTGGTAGAGCTTCCGAACGTGGCTATCATAATAACGTTTTAAATGTGCCACTGCCCCCAGGTAGTGATATCAACGCTTATCGCCCACTGTTAGAAAGTAAGATAATTCCATTCTTACAAAACTTTCAACCTGATTTATTAATTGTCAGCGCCGGTTACGATGCTAATGCCGCCGATCATTTGGCAAGTATGAACTTACTTCCAGAAGATTATGGTTTATTTACAGAGTACTGTTTGGGTATAACTCGAAAGATTCTGTTTGGTTTAGAAGGTGGTTATGATTTTTCGGCACTTTCTGAATCTGTGTTAGCAACAATTAAACGCTGTTTATGA
- a CDS encoding sulfate ABC transporter substrate-binding protein: MRVLYQKIGRIWFNQTSVKRFAYLCFLGAILSVVISACAGSYSATEPEIKLRLVSFSVTKAAHDQIIPKFVEKWQKEHNQKVVFDQSYGGSVAQAADVISGKQEADIVHLALPLDVLRIQQAGLIKSSWQIRTPRNGIVSKSVAAIVTREGNPKKIQTWADLAKDNVQLIAANPKTSGIGIWELLAFWGSVTQNGGDEATALNYIAKVYQNAAVLTKDAREASDVFFQKAQGDVLITYENEVNLAEKTATKLPYVIPELNISIDNPVAVVDKNVDQHKTRKVAEAFVDFLYSSEAQREFAKLQYRPVNPTVTQEVISQYPPIQTLFTAQDLGGWDIIQTKFLNDGAIFDKIKANSKA, encoded by the coding sequence ATGCGAGTTTTGTATCAAAAAATCGGGAGAATTTGGTTCAACCAAACCTCTGTTAAAAGATTTGCATATTTATGCTTTTTAGGTGCGATTTTAAGTGTAGTTATCTCTGCTTGTGCAGGGAGTTATTCAGCGACAGAACCAGAAATTAAGCTAAGACTAGTTTCTTTTTCGGTCACTAAAGCAGCCCATGACCAAATTATTCCTAAATTTGTCGAAAAGTGGCAGAAAGAACACAACCAAAAAGTAGTTTTCGACCAAAGTTATGGCGGTTCTGTCGCTCAAGCAGCTGATGTAATTTCAGGTAAGCAAGAAGCAGATATAGTCCACTTAGCACTGCCGTTAGATGTCCTGAGAATTCAACAAGCTGGTTTAATTAAATCCAGTTGGCAGATTAGAACCCCCAGAAATGGTATTGTTAGCAAATCGGTAGCAGCAATTGTTACCCGTGAAGGTAATCCGAAAAAAATTCAAACTTGGGCAGACTTAGCGAAAGACAATGTACAACTCATTGCAGCTAACCCCAAAACTTCTGGAATTGGCATTTGGGAATTATTAGCTTTTTGGGGTTCGGTTACACAAAATGGCGGAGATGAAGCAACAGCATTAAACTACATTGCCAAAGTTTATCAAAATGCTGCCGTTCTCACCAAAGATGCCCGTGAAGCCAGTGATGTGTTTTTTCAAAAAGCTCAAGGCGATGTTTTAATCACCTACGAAAATGAGGTGAATTTAGCAGAGAAAACAGCCACAAAACTACCTTATGTCATCCCAGAATTAAATATTTCGATAGATAATCCTGTGGCTGTAGTAGACAAAAATGTTGATCAACACAAGACAAGAAAAGTAGCTGAGGCATTTGTTGACTTCTTATATTCTTCCGAAGCCCAACGGGAATTTGCTAAATTACAATACCGTCCGGTAAATCCTACAGTTACCCAAGAAGTAATCTCACAATATCCTCCCATTCAAACTTTATTCACAGCCCAAGATTTAGGGGGATGGGACATAATTCAAACCAAATTTTTAAACGATGGGGCAATTTTTGACAAAATTAAAGCTAATAGTAAAGCATAA
- the pstA gene encoding phosphate ABC transporter permease PstA, translated as MATSYQGNDFFDSSAEFTDNIEKRESLGKVFEIIFLLGLLIGLFILALLVFDICQDGLVRFVTPGFLTETPSRFPDEGGIRPAIVGSILLAIIVMLVAVPIGIGAALYLEEYAPKAWWTAIIEINISNLAGVPSIVYGLLGLGVFNYLLGFGPALISGALTLSLLSLPVIIVTSREAIRAVPDSLRHASYGLGVTKWQTIYHHVIPYAIPGILTGVIISVSRAVGDAACLIVVGAVSFLTFDPGLFQRFMALPIQIFSYLSRPEPGFANSSAATIIVMLLLILVLNGIAIYVRQRFSITR; from the coding sequence ATGGCTACAAGTTATCAAGGTAATGATTTTTTCGATTCTAGTGCAGAATTTACCGATAATATTGAAAAAAGAGAGTCACTCGGTAAGGTATTTGAAATCATTTTTTTATTGGGGTTGTTGATTGGATTATTTATCTTGGCATTACTGGTTTTTGATATTTGCCAAGATGGATTAGTCAGATTTGTCACCCCAGGTTTTTTAACAGAAACTCCATCGCGGTTCCCGGATGAGGGAGGTATTCGTCCCGCAATTGTTGGGAGTATTCTGTTGGCAATTATTGTGATGTTAGTTGCAGTGCCAATTGGTATAGGAGCCGCTTTATATTTAGAAGAATACGCTCCTAAAGCTTGGTGGACTGCCATCATCGAAATTAATATTAGTAATCTTGCTGGTGTACCTTCAATTGTGTATGGGTTGCTGGGTTTAGGAGTATTTAATTATTTGTTAGGTTTTGGCCCGGCTTTAATTTCTGGAGCTTTAACTTTATCTTTGTTATCCTTACCAGTAATTATCGTGACATCTAGAGAAGCGATTCGTGCAGTACCGGATTCTTTAAGACACGCTTCCTATGGTTTGGGTGTGACTAAATGGCAAACTATTTACCATCACGTTATCCCCTATGCGATTCCTGGGATATTAACAGGGGTGATTATTTCTGTATCTCGTGCTGTGGGTGATGCAGCTTGTTTAATAGTAGTTGGGGCTGTGAGTTTTTTGACTTTTGATCCTGGGTTATTCCAGAGATTTATGGCTTTACCAATTCAAATTTTTAGTTATCTCAGTCGTCCAGAACCAGGTTTTGCTAATTCATCAGCCGCAACAATTATTGTGATGTTGTTGTTGATTTTAGTATTGAACGGGATAGCGATTTATGTTCGCCAACGCTTTTCAATCACTCGATAG